The genomic segment GTACGGTCAATGTTCTTTGTCTCTTTAAATTCCTGAAAGGTCTCAAACATACTGGGACCCGCCAATTCTTTCTTTGTTGCCATTTGATATCTTTTCTTTTTTACTTTTCCTCTTTGATTGGTTACTTAAAGGTCAGGAGGTATTTGGTCGACTTCACCTCGTCCATTGAGAAAGTCTTATCCACATCCACCTTAACAGGGCGCTTCTTTCCCTCGGGAATCTGCTTCTCCTGAGTGGTCATCACAAACTGACGACCATCAACACTCTTCAGTACACCTGTCATTTTCTTGCCTGTAGCATCAATCACCTCAATATTGTCACCCACATGGTTAACATACTGCTGAGCCACCTTAAAGGGCTGTCCCAAACCGGCTGATCCAACCTCCAGTTCGTAGTCACCCAGTTCCTCGCCTAGTTTCTCTTGCAGGAAACGGCTCAACTCGGCGCAATCCTCAATCCACACGCCATCAGCGTGATCAATCTCGATGACGATACGGTCGTCACCACCATCCATCTGAATGTCTACCAAGAAGTAGTCGCCCTTTGCGAGCCACTCCTCTACTAATGTCTTTAATGTTTCTTTCGTTATCATTCTAACGTGTTTTAATAACAGAAATGAGAGACCCTTTCGAGCCTCTCATTCCACTGAACGGCTGCAAAGGTACAAAATTTCCGTGAACTGTGCAAATATTTGGCTCACTATTTTGACTTTTTAGGTGAAAACGATGGGTATTCGGATTTTTCTAACTACCTTTGCAACAATTATTTTCCAATAAACTAAAAAAGATAATGAACAAAAGAATGACACTTGGCGCTGCCCTCTTGGCAGCCTCCCTGGGCCTCAACGCCCAGAAGCCTATGTCGGCCCCTTCTGGCGGCAAGGCTATCAGTGACGAACTTATCGGCATCTTCTTTGAAGACATCAGCAGTGCCGCAGATGGCGGTCTGTATGCCGAATTGCTTCAGAATGGCTCGTTTGAGTTTAACCCTGCCGAGCGTGATGGTTGGGGTCCTGGCACAGCATGGAAGCAGGTTCGTCCCGGTCACTCACTGGGCACCCTACAGGTACGTATGGACAACCCCATCCACCCCAACAACCCTACCTATATGCGACTGCACACAGAGCGCGTGAAGGAGTTCTACGATTACAAGGGATGGAAAGGTTTCGGCCTGCAGAACGACGGTTTCAACGGCATCAGTGTCAAGGCTGGCGCTAAGTACGACTTCTCGGTATTCCTCCGCAATGTGAATGGTGCTGCTAAGAGCGTACGCGTGGTATTGGCAAAGCCTGGACAGGGTTGGGGTGCAGAGCCCACCGTACTGGCAGAGGCAACCCTTGATATCAGCAACAAATCATGGCAGAAGTACGAGGCTGTTCTCACACCCACCGAAGACTGCAAGAATGCTAACCTCCAGATTCTAGTTCTCAACACCGGCGACATGGACATCGACCAGGTATCACTGATGCCCGAGGATACCTATAAAGGTCACGGACTTCGTAAGGACCTGGCCCAGGCGCTGGCCGACCTACAGCCTAAGTTCATGCGTTTCCCTGGCGGTTGTGTTGTTCATGGTGGCGGCGACGGTTTCTGGGACACCTACCGTTGGAAGAACACCATCGGTCCGAAGGAGCAGCGTAAGAGTCTGAAGAACACCTGGGGTTATCATCAGAGCATGGGACTGGGCTACTTCGAGTATTTCCAGTTCTGCGAGGACCTGGGCATGGAGCCCCTGCCTATTCTGCCTTGCGGTGTAAGTTGTCAGGGCACCAATGGCGGTTGGAGCATGCGCACACAAGCTCAGGACGTTGTTCCCATGAGCGAGATGGACGAGTGGGTAGCCGAGGCTATCGACCTGATTGAATGGGCCAATGGTGATCCCGCCACTAACAAATGGGCAAAGATGCGTGCCGACGCCGGCCATCCCAAGCCCTTCGGCCTGAAGTACCTGGGTCTGGGCAACGAGGAGAAGATCACACCCGAGTTCGCTGAACGTTTCAAATATATCTATGAGCGCGTGACGAAGGCTCACCCCGAGATTGTTATCGTAGGTACCGCCGGCCCAGGTTCTCATCCTGGCAATCCCGACCTGGAGAACGGTTGGAAGTTGGCCGACGAG from the Prevotella sp. E15-22 genome contains:
- a CDS encoding alpha-L-arabinofuranosidase C-terminal domain-containing protein; amino-acid sequence: MNKRMTLGAALLAASLGLNAQKPMSAPSGGKAISDELIGIFFEDISSAADGGLYAELLQNGSFEFNPAERDGWGPGTAWKQVRPGHSLGTLQVRMDNPIHPNNPTYMRLHTERVKEFYDYKGWKGFGLQNDGFNGISVKAGAKYDFSVFLRNVNGAAKSVRVVLAKPGQGWGAEPTVLAEATLDISNKSWQKYEAVLTPTEDCKNANLQILVLNTGDMDIDQVSLMPEDTYKGHGLRKDLAQALADLQPKFMRFPGGCVVHGGGDGFWDTYRWKNTIGPKEQRKSLKNTWGYHQSMGLGYFEYFQFCEDLGMEPLPILPCGVSCQGTNGGWSMRTQAQDVVPMSEMDEWVAEAIDLIEWANGDPATNKWAKMRADAGHPKPFGLKYLGLGNEEKITPEFAERFKYIYERVTKAHPEIVIVGTAGPGSHPGNPDLENGWKLADELGMPIIDEHYYEPNNYFLNKRQYDNYPRDRKTKVYLGEYAAKDKKLIDALAEGLYLLHVERNGDIVSMTSYAPLFARKDNTNWNPDMIYFDNERAYLTCSYYVQQLFGQSSGQYYYGDCVKFEGDAKDAIQPMENVHYGQSVILNAKTRKLYVKVCNASDEAKKANINLSRFGIKKNAVKTVIAGNANDENNYDQQPIVPKKETIKAQKKFTLDVAPYSFIMLEYSL
- the rimP gene encoding ribosome assembly cofactor RimP, with the protein product MITKETLKTLVEEWLAKGDYFLVDIQMDGGDDRIVIEIDHADGVWIEDCAELSRFLQEKLGEELGDYELEVGSAGLGQPFKVAQQYVNHVGDNIEVIDATGKKMTGVLKSVDGRQFVMTTQEKQIPEGKKRPVKVDVDKTFSMDEVKSTKYLLTFK